The following are encoded in a window of Spiroplasma tabanidicola genomic DNA:
- a CDS encoding ATP-binding protein yields MKAQIHLKDLINIIEKVRNNIDKETISILKSLSKDISNQGYSKEASYILDLMGIDSVTFANKDVLFGNDKNFELLTLENNYKDFLINDNDVTYFRLKKILENEKVLYKFNGIKLIIEGRPGSGKTSLIKNLAKSLEKKLYSVSAAKIVSSKLGETQKNIETLFQEINQCNDAIILFDEFDSLIGSRDRNINDEYHRMIGVFNNCVDNLKPGLIFVAITNKQNFIDESTIRRFNMKITMNNIDIAKLMLLLQDKSKGLEINFNEKLIEKIFSTFIDEINYSFPEEIILNAILYEQEVEQAAIKLLNIDENQLLEKGFSLRDLQTITGMSRSTLQRMYSKETG; encoded by the coding sequence ATGAAAGCGCAAATACATTTAAAGGACTTAATAAATATTATAGAAAAGGTTCGTAATAATATAGATAAAGAAACAATAAGTATTTTAAAAAGTTTGAGTAAAGATATATCAAATCAAGGTTATAGTAAAGAAGCTTCTTATATTTTAGACCTTATGGGAATAGACTCAGTAACTTTTGCAAATAAAGATGTCTTATTTGGCAATGATAAAAATTTTGAATTATTAACTTTAGAAAATAATTATAAGGATTTTTTAATAAATGATAATGATGTCACTTATTTTAGACTAAAAAAGATTTTAGAAAATGAAAAGGTTTTATATAAATTTAATGGTATTAAATTAATCATAGAAGGTAGACCAGGCTCAGGGAAAACAAGTTTGATAAAAAATCTAGCAAAATCATTAGAAAAAAAACTTTATTCTGTAAGTGCAGCAAAAATAGTTTCTTCTAAACTTGGTGAAACACAAAAAAATATAGAAACATTATTTCAAGAGATAAATCAATGTAATGATGCAATTATATTATTTGATGAGTTCGATTCTTTAATTGGTTCAAGAGACAGAAACATAAATGATGAATATCACAGAATGATAGGAGTATTTAATAATTGTGTCGATAATTTAAAACCTGGTTTAATATTTGTGGCTATAACAAATAAACAAAATTTTATAGATGAATCTACTATTAGAAGATTTAATATGAAAATCACAATGAATAATATTGATATAGCAAAATTGATGTTATTGCTACAAGATAAGTCGAAGGGTTTAGAAATTAATTTTAATGAAAAGTTAATTGAAAAAATATTTTCTACATTCATTGATGAAATAAATTATTCTTTCCCTGAAGAAATTATTTTAAATGCAATTCTTTATGAACAGGAAGTTGAACAAGCAGCAATAAAATTATTAAATATTGATGAAAATCAGTTACTAGAAAAAGGTTTTTCATTAAGGGATTTACAAACTATAACAGGCATGAGTCGATCCACACTTCAAAGAATGTATTCGAAGGAGACTGGTTAA
- a CDS encoding S8 family serine peptidase: MANIYKIKEPSTELQTNGRDTINYAKWTFDIRKKVDEIISTLEKMIVIFDNYKIFQIMPISVTYNKIVPKTSRIKHMFLMGNNPKQISAEYLSDGKKVSKIRLIYGCDKKALLFTLEKLKNISNNLSKCNFEIEFNKKLENKKIKTISSESYNKSINSWIKLNYKELKNKDLWIINDLIYIEKIEIKKYAKIDKPQIFSFLNIKKVEEIKTLLEKEGVNFNFDSYIGSEFWNLDIETTNKIIELYPFLFSFMTSDDEIEILDKELEQELKKDLEKKNKLKFNNTIIGVFDSAVKLPGYLNVVESHENLLPINKNRDFEHGTEVISVLACNDLINKNKDNLGCFKIKLFEVLPQGKILTSYLMRQIELAVKKNYKSIKVWNISIGCYKNGNKVSIFGKLLDVLQYKYDVQFIVSAGNEKANNLTSPGDSLSSISVGSVYKNYNGETNICEYSGSSKIFGFYNKPNTYEYGNNNKQVDWDKNYLYTLNSKEKICISDGTSFTTPLVTRKYAYLLEKFKLQTYTTRALINYLAKIDKNNISNLDVLKNKDEIFLFIEGSIKQKSKKEITIKLPKSNNKTEFAISYSLSYNVPNQLTLGDEYCSSDIAFRIAETVDNKRSNIVKLKKDKDSIDGVSANEDYLRKHFGKYNPNRVILDSDFLENNKKTTKNITNVFSFVVQRVDLIDNIFPEIKYGIVVHLKPLVEKCLSDFAMNNRELIIENLSNVFESEEIELDVI, from the coding sequence ATGGCAAATATATATAAAATCAAGGAACCTTCAACTGAATTACAAACAAATGGTAGAGATACAATTAATTACGCTAAATGAACTTTTGATATAAGAAAAAAGGTAGATGAAATTATATCAACTTTAGAAAAAATGATAGTTATCTTTGATAATTACAAAATCTTTCAAATTATGCCCATTTCTGTTACTTACAATAAAATTGTACCTAAAACTTCCAGAATAAAGCATATGTTTTTAATGGGAAATAACCCAAAGCAGATTAGTGCAGAATATTTATCTGATGGAAAAAAAGTTTCTAAAATAAGATTAATTTATGGATGTGATAAAAAAGCATTATTATTTACATTAGAAAAACTCAAAAACATATCAAACAATTTATCTAAATGTAATTTTGAAATAGAGTTTAATAAAAAATTAGAAAATAAAAAAATAAAAACTATATCAAGTGAATCTTATAATAAGTCAATAAATAGTTGGATAAAATTAAACTATAAAGAACTTAAAAATAAAGATCTTTGAATAATTAATGACTTGATTTATATTGAAAAAATAGAAATAAAAAAATATGCAAAAATAGACAAACCACAAATTTTTTCTTTTTTAAATATTAAAAAAGTTGAAGAAATAAAAACTCTTTTAGAAAAAGAAGGAGTTAACTTTAATTTTGATTCATACATTGGGTCTGAATTCTGAAATTTAGATATTGAAACAACCAATAAAATTATTGAATTATATCCATTTTTGTTTTCTTTTATGACAAGCGATGATGAAATAGAAATTTTAGATAAAGAATTAGAACAAGAATTGAAAAAAGACTTAGAAAAGAAAAATAAATTGAAATTTAATAATACAATAATTGGAGTTTTTGATTCTGCTGTAAAGCTTCCAGGGTATTTAAACGTAGTAGAATCACATGAAAATTTATTACCAATTAATAAAAATAGAGATTTTGAACATGGTACAGAAGTTATTTCGGTATTAGCATGTAATGATTTAATAAATAAAAATAAAGATAATTTAGGATGTTTCAAAATAAAACTATTTGAGGTTTTACCGCAAGGAAAAATATTGACTTCTTATTTAATGAGACAAATAGAGTTAGCTGTTAAAAAAAATTATAAATCAATAAAAGTGTGAAATATATCAATAGGTTGCTATAAAAATGGTAATAAAGTATCGATTTTTGGTAAACTCCTTGATGTATTACAGTATAAATATGATGTTCAATTTATTGTATCAGCAGGTAACGAGAAAGCTAATAATTTAACTTCTCCTGGTGATTCTTTATCTTCTATTTCTGTAGGAAGTGTTTATAAAAATTACAATGGGGAAACTAATATATGTGAATACTCTGGGTCATCTAAAATCTTTGGTTTTTATAACAAGCCTAATACATATGAGTATGGAAATAATAATAAACAAGTAGATTGAGATAAAAATTATTTATATACTTTAAATTCAAAAGAAAAAATTTGCATTAGTGATGGAACTTCTTTTACAACTCCATTGGTTACAAGAAAATATGCTTATTTATTGGAAAAATTTAAATTACAAACATATACTACAAGAGCGTTAATTAATTATTTAGCTAAAATTGATAAAAATAACATATCTAATTTAGATGTTTTAAAAAACAAAGATGAAATTTTTTTATTTATTGAAGGTTCAATAAAACAAAAAAGTAAAAAGGAAATTACTATTAAATTACCTAAAAGCAATAATAAAACGGAGTTTGCAATATCGTACTCATTGTCTTATAATGTGCCAAATCAATTGACACTTGGTGATGAATATTGTTCTTCTGATATTGCATTTAGAATTGCAGAAACAGTTGATAATAAAAGATCTAATATAGTAAAACTAAAAAAAGATAAGGATAGTATTGATGGTGTTTCTGCTAATGAAGATTACCTAAGAAAACATTTTGGAAAATATAATCCAAATAGAGTTATATTGGACTCAGACTTTTTAGAAAATAATAAAAAAACAACAAAAAATATAACAAATGTTTTCTCTTTTGTAGTACAAAGAGTAGATTTAATTGATAATATTTTTCCTGAAATTAAATATGGAATTGTAGTTCATTTAAAACCACTTGTTGAAAAGTGCTTATCTGATTTTGCGATGAATAATAGAGAATTAATTATAGAAAACCTTAGCAATGTTTTTGAAAGTGAAGAGATAGAACTAGATGTGATTTAA